A genome region from Methanocellales archaeon includes the following:
- a CDS encoding RNA 2'-phosphotransferase, which yields METGQIRMCIKHGYFRGETCECGNPGSFILDETKVTRLGKMVSGALRHFPHELGLKMDKQGWVDVNQLINAIEAKYRWFHTEHLFALIESDVKGRYELSGERIRAKYAHSVNVDLDFPENELLELYYGTTMEEAGRIMDIGLKPVGQRYVHLSTSFDEAIRVAKFRTDQPVVIIIDAQNAQSQGIKMMKVNDQICISDSIPTDFLEIIS from the coding sequence ATGGAAACTGGACAGATACGAATGTGTATCAAGCATGGGTATTTTAGGGGGGAAACATGTGAGTGCGGAAACCCTGGGAGTTTTATTCTAGACGAAACCAAGGTAACCAGGCTTGGAAAGATGGTATCTGGCGCCTTAAGGCACTTTCCCCACGAGCTAGGTCTGAAGATGGACAAGCAGGGATGGGTGGATGTAAACCAACTAATCAATGCAATAGAGGCCAAGTATCGATGGTTTCACACAGAGCATTTATTTGCATTGATAGAGTCTGATGTTAAAGGTAGATACGAGCTAAGTGGAGAAAGGATTCGAGCTAAGTATGCCCATTCTGTCAATGTGGACCTAGACTTTCCAGAAAACGAGTTGCTGGAATTGTATTATGGGACTACCATGGAGGAGGCAGGCAGGATCATGGATATTGGACTGAAGCCCGTCGGTCAAAGATATGTTCACCTTAGCACCTCTTTCGATGAGGCCATCAGGGTCGCAAAATTTAGGACTGATCAGCCCGTGGTAATAATAATTGATGCGCAAAACGCCCAATCCCAGGGGATCAAGATGATGAAAGTCAACGATCAAATTTGCATATCGGATAGCATCCCAACAGATTTTCTGGAGATCATTTCCTAA
- the glmM gene encoding phosphoglucosamine mutase yields MKQIFGTDGVRGIVNKELTPKLALELCMSLGTFIDGGGVAIGRDTRISGEMFKNAAISGLLATGCKVVDLGIAPTPAINYYVRDEMDAGVIITASHNPREYNGLKFVAGDGIGFSREEERKIEKIYDEKNFRNAEWDGTGALSTNDAIQRYKDGIKKLVNVERIRQRNFKVVVDTGCGAGGIVTPSLLRELGCTVITLNAQLDGTFPKRPPEPTGEVLGDLITLVKRSGADLGLAHDGDADRVVFVDETGSFVSEDVLLAICAKDALQKKRGIVVTPVSSSLCVKDVVEQYGGDLVWTPIGSIHVARKMIELGAIFGGEGNGGLIFPKHQYCRDGAMAVAKILEMICEKRMSQLVEEIPRYYNVKKKVKVIDKKGVMEAVLGKLKNNIDATDGVKIWYEDGWVLIRASGTEPIVRIYAESKSKERVNELAQDGIKLIKQVS; encoded by the coding sequence ATGAAACAAATTTTCGGAACGGATGGTGTGAGAGGCATCGTAAATAAGGAGTTAACGCCAAAACTCGCTCTGGAGTTATGCATGAGTCTTGGGACTTTCATAGATGGCGGAGGAGTTGCGATAGGGAGGGACACAAGAATATCAGGCGAGATGTTCAAGAATGCTGCGATATCTGGCTTGTTGGCAACGGGCTGCAAGGTGGTAGACCTAGGGATAGCTCCCACGCCAGCTATCAACTACTATGTGAGAGATGAGATGGATGCTGGTGTCATCATAACAGCGTCTCATAATCCAAGGGAATACAATGGCTTGAAATTTGTAGCGGGGGACGGTATTGGGTTCAGCAGAGAAGAGGAAAGAAAAATAGAAAAGATATATGACGAAAAGAATTTCAGAAATGCCGAATGGGATGGGACCGGTGCCCTATCTACAAATGATGCGATCCAGAGATACAAAGACGGGATCAAAAAACTTGTCAACGTGGAGAGAATACGACAAAGGAATTTCAAGGTAGTTGTGGACACCGGCTGTGGTGCCGGAGGCATTGTTACGCCTTCTTTATTGAGAGAATTGGGCTGCACTGTGATCACGTTGAACGCCCAGTTGGATGGGACCTTTCCCAAAAGGCCCCCGGAACCAACTGGTGAAGTTCTCGGAGATCTGATTACACTGGTGAAAAGGAGTGGTGCAGACCTAGGTTTGGCGCATGATGGTGATGCCGATAGAGTGGTTTTCGTGGATGAGACCGGCTCTTTCGTGAGTGAGGATGTATTGCTCGCAATATGCGCAAAAGATGCATTGCAAAAGAAGAGGGGTATTGTCGTGACTCCAGTGAGCTCATCGTTATGCGTTAAAGATGTCGTAGAGCAATATGGTGGCGATTTGGTGTGGACGCCCATAGGAAGCATCCACGTAGCGAGGAAAATGATTGAACTGGGAGCGATATTCGGTGGAGAGGGAAATGGTGGACTGATATTCCCCAAGCATCAATACTGCAGAGATGGTGCCATGGCAGTCGCAAAGATACTGGAAATGATCTGTGAAAAGAGGATGTCCCAGCTTGTTGAAGAAATACCCCGCTACTATAACGTGAAGAAGAAAGTGAAAGTCATCGACAAAAAAGGCGTGATGGAGGCGGTCTTAGGTAAGCTCAAGAATAACATAGATGCAACGGATGGAGTTAAAATTTGGTATGAGGATGGATGGGTATTGATCAGGGCCTCTGGAACTGAGCCCATCGTTCGAATATATGCAGAATCCAAGTCCAAGGAAAGGGTGAACGAGCTTGCTCAGGACGGCATAAAGCTGATCAAGCAAGTGAGCTGA
- a CDS encoding NAD-dependent epimerase/dehydratase family protein yields MSKIMVTGCSGFIGTHLAKRLLDSGFQVTGYDLNASSIRDRNFSLVRGDILDIEKLRDSMKGCKSVFHLAAQTKVPESTEDPLSDFKTNSEGTFNVLSVAKEHNAKVIYASTSTVYGAAEMPTKESHPLRPASFYGASKAAGDMYCYVFNSIFDLDTIALRIFNAYGPGNAKGVMYDLFKKLELDPTHLEIIGTGLQEKDYIYIDDTVEAFMTAYERGAPGEAYNVGSGISTTVNEIAEIIFDVLDVCPKTTYTGESWIGDVESSLADISKLKKLGWEPEISIKEGIEKVYKWMKLI; encoded by the coding sequence ATGTCAAAAATAATGGTCACAGGATGCAGTGGGTTCATCGGCACCCATCTGGCCAAGAGACTTCTAGATAGCGGTTTTCAAGTGACCGGATATGATCTGAATGCATCATCAATCAGAGATCGCAATTTTAGCCTCGTAAGGGGGGACATACTCGATATAGAAAAATTGCGGGATAGCATGAAAGGTTGTAAAAGCGTATTTCATCTGGCTGCGCAGACAAAAGTCCCAGAATCAACTGAGGACCCCCTTTCAGATTTCAAAACAAACTCAGAAGGAACTTTTAACGTTCTTTCCGTAGCCAAAGAGCATAATGCAAAGGTGATATATGCATCGACATCCACGGTTTATGGCGCTGCTGAGATGCCAACCAAAGAGTCACACCCATTGCGACCGGCATCTTTCTACGGTGCATCAAAGGCTGCAGGAGATATGTACTGTTATGTTTTTAACAGCATATTTGATTTAGATACAATAGCTCTCCGAATCTTCAACGCGTATGGTCCAGGTAATGCAAAGGGCGTGATGTACGATTTGTTCAAGAAGTTGGAACTCGACCCAACGCACTTGGAGATCATAGGGACAGGATTGCAAGAGAAGGATTATATATACATCGATGACACCGTGGAGGCTTTCATGACCGCATATGAGAGGGGGGCACCAGGCGAAGCATACAATGTCGGTAGCGGCATCTCCACGACGGTGAATGAAATCGCAGAGATTATTTTTGATGTCTTAGATGTTTGCCCCAAAACAACGTACACCGGAGAGTCTTGGATAGGGGATGTTGAATCATCCTTGGCAGACATCTCAAAATTAAAAAAATTAGGATGGGAGCCAGAGATCAGCATAAAAGAAGGGATCGAAAAAGTGTATAAGTGGATGAAGCTAATCTAA
- a CDS encoding tubulin/FtsZ family protein, producing the protein MKLFAIGFGQAGGKIVDLLLEYDKKTNQSSIARALAINTAKTDLMGLTQIPMEDRLLIGQTVSKGHGIGADNEMGAKIATDDIYTIQSAVDVRGTHATEAFLVAAGLGGGTGSGGAPVLARRLKKLYSEPVYGLGILPSNEEGSLYSLNAARSLMTFIKEVDALFLFDNDSWKKEGTTLVESYQYINEEISRRLGIILGAGEAPRSTKGAVGESVIDSSEIINTLKGGEISVIGYAREEAQKIGLLRKLRNMFRRKTSIESLDSTTKVVSLVRRAAMGRLTMPCDIKSAEKALVLVAGPPDQLSRVGTEKARLWLEDAIGGGEVRGGDYPIPGSKYVAGVVLLSGVSNVPRIKELQQLAIDAQIRMAEFSEKKGERIEELMSAEDLQPLF; encoded by the coding sequence ATGAAGTTATTTGCAATTGGCTTTGGACAGGCAGGAGGAAAGATAGTAGATTTGCTCCTAGAATATGATAAGAAAACCAACCAAAGCTCCATTGCGAGGGCATTGGCTATTAATACTGCCAAAACAGATCTCATGGGTCTGACCCAAATACCAATGGAAGATCGCCTCCTCATAGGCCAGACAGTATCGAAAGGCCATGGCATTGGTGCGGACAATGAAATGGGTGCAAAGATAGCTACAGATGACATCTATACGATTCAAAGCGCTGTGGATGTACGGGGCACTCATGCGACAGAGGCATTTTTGGTAGCAGCTGGATTGGGAGGTGGAACAGGATCGGGTGGGGCTCCTGTCCTTGCAAGAAGGCTGAAAAAACTCTATTCAGAGCCAGTCTATGGTCTGGGAATACTGCCATCAAATGAAGAGGGGTCGCTATATTCATTGAATGCAGCCAGGAGTCTAATGACATTTATCAAGGAGGTTGATGCCCTCTTTTTATTCGATAATGATTCTTGGAAAAAGGAAGGAACAACCCTTGTAGAGTCATATCAGTACATAAATGAGGAGATCTCCAGGAGACTCGGCATCATACTCGGTGCAGGAGAAGCACCACGTTCCACCAAGGGGGCAGTGGGGGAGTCAGTGATAGATTCGTCCGAGATCATCAACACCCTCAAAGGTGGAGAGATTTCAGTCATCGGCTATGCAAGAGAAGAGGCACAAAAAATTGGCTTGCTGAGAAAACTCAGAAACATGTTCAGAAGAAAGACATCCATAGAATCGCTGGATTCAACTACTAAGGTCGTTTCCTTGGTAAGAAGGGCTGCCATGGGGCGGTTAACTATGCCCTGCGACATAAAAAGTGCTGAAAAAGCCCTCGTTTTGGTAGCAGGACCACCGGATCAGTTGAGTAGAGTCGGAACGGAAAAAGCGAGATTATGGCTTGAGGATGCGATAGGTGGCGGAGAAGTTCGTGGGGGGGATTATCCAATCCCGGGTAGTAAATACGTGGCAGGTGTCGTCCTTTTATCTGGTGTGTCAAATGTACCACGAATCAAAGAACTGCAGCAACTCGCTATAGACGCACAGATAAGAATGGCAGAGTTTAGTGAGAAAAAAGGCGAGAGAATCGAAGAGTTGATGAGTGCCGAAGATTTACAGCCTTTATTCTGA